The following proteins are encoded in a genomic region of [Eubacterium] hominis:
- a CDS encoding nucleoside kinase — protein MLEIQLEGNTLTKEEPISVEEVIYKRKDKDQIYAVMYNGKLRDLRYQLKESGTMVLVYADSETGKMIYERTLHFAFIAAVKLLFPQSNVHLQHALSGGIFCEVEKQPYLCLKDVKQIEKKMQELIDRQEEIKRSVVPTKEAVAFFNGIGMQHKASLLDTRKSKESSIYTLCDIHDYFYGIMLPHLGYLKHFSIRFYASGIWLSANHHFEDQQKLFQVFQEFERWGEMIHVSDIAQLNQAIQEGKMDELVLMSETMVEKKLGFVADDIVNHHPNTKFILIAGPSSAGKTTFSRRLSIHLKILGKKPLPISMDNFYKNREDCPILPDGNYDFDSLEALDLDLFNDVMLKLMHKEPVQLPIFNFKTGMREWENKPTILDEDQILIIEGIHGLNPKTSAYIPPDAKYKIYINALTHMNLDSHNRIPTSDYRLIRRIARDHQSRGWDAKSTISFWKNVRDNEDKFIYPFQEETNMIFNTSMVYELSILKKIVIPLLDQVPMNDPTYLEANRLKKLLEYFEDGDEKAVPKSSILAEFLGTSIFDVG, from the coding sequence ATGTTGGAAATACAATTAGAAGGAAATACATTAACAAAAGAAGAACCAATATCAGTAGAAGAGGTTATTTACAAGCGTAAGGATAAAGATCAAATATATGCGGTGATGTATAATGGAAAATTAAGAGATTTACGCTATCAGTTAAAAGAATCAGGTACGATGGTACTTGTTTATGCGGATAGTGAAACAGGAAAAATGATATATGAGCGAACTTTACATTTCGCTTTTATTGCTGCCGTAAAACTTTTATTTCCACAAAGCAATGTACATCTTCAACATGCATTAAGTGGCGGTATCTTCTGTGAAGTGGAAAAACAACCATATTTGTGTTTAAAAGATGTTAAACAAATTGAAAAAAAGATGCAGGAACTAATCGATCGACAGGAAGAAATCAAACGCAGCGTTGTACCAACAAAAGAAGCCGTGGCATTTTTCAATGGGATAGGTATGCAGCATAAAGCATCCCTATTAGATACACGCAAAAGTAAAGAAAGCAGCATTTATACACTTTGTGATATTCATGATTATTTTTATGGTATTATGTTGCCTCATTTAGGATATTTAAAACATTTCTCTATCCGCTTTTATGCTTCAGGTATTTGGTTATCCGCAAATCATCATTTTGAAGATCAACAGAAACTGTTTCAGGTCTTTCAGGAATTTGAGCGATGGGGTGAAATGATACATGTCAGTGATATTGCACAGTTAAATCAAGCCATTCAGGAAGGAAAAATGGATGAATTAGTTTTAATGAGTGAAACCATGGTAGAAAAGAAATTAGGTTTTGTCGCAGATGATATCGTAAATCATCATCCAAATACCAAGTTTATCTTAATTGCCGGACCAAGCAGTGCAGGAAAAACAACATTTTCTAGACGTTTATCCATTCATTTAAAGATTTTAGGCAAAAAACCATTACCGATTTCTATGGATAACTTCTATAAAAATAGAGAAGATTGTCCAATATTACCTGATGGAAATTATGATTTTGATTCTTTGGAAGCATTAGATCTGGACTTATTTAATGATGTCATGTTAAAACTGATGCATAAAGAACCTGTACAGCTGCCAATATTCAATTTCAAAACTGGTATGCGTGAATGGGAAAACAAGCCGACTATTTTAGATGAAGATCAAATTCTGATCATAGAAGGAATTCATGGGTTAAATCCAAAGACAAGTGCCTATATCCCACCAGATGCAAAATATAAGATATATATCAATGCATTAACACATATGAACTTAGATAGCCATAATCGTATTCCAACCAGTGATTATCGTTTGATTCGCCGTATCGCAAGAGATCATCAATCCCGTGGCTGGGACGCAAAATCAACTATTTCCTTCTGGAAGAATGTCAGAGATAATGAAGATAAGTTTATCTATCCATTCCAAGAAGAAACAAATATGATTTTTAATACCAGTATGGTATATGAATTAAGTATCCTAAAGAAAATCGTGATTCCCTTATTAGATCAAGTGCCGATGAATGATCCAACTTATTTAGAGGCAAATCGATTAAAAAAATTATTAGAATACTTTGAAGATGGAGATGAAAAAGCAGTGCCAAAAAGCTCCATTCTTGCGGAATTCTTAGGTACTAGTATCTTTGATGTAGGGTAA
- a CDS encoding cadherin-like beta sandwich domain-containing protein: MKKIKMKFFSLICMMFMVVSMFAMPEKIHAAGLSVSASSGTIYVGDSVNFTVSASNGAGNINISGAVSDSVWLDNSSKSYNVTGSQPGTITISASGVIADYDSEKDINVSDSATVTVIARPSEKPSNNGGSTNTQPEQPKQETPKEEPKETKSSDSSLVSLGVSEGKLSPEFKAGTTSYKLNLPEGTKSINVSAKAKDGKASVSGTGKIEVKDGDNVINVTVTAEDGSTTVYTIKAYVQEKAVATLTMGDKKLNVFTNVKGAAIDNKAFEKTKIKINNTEVPAWKSEAQNITLLYLNGDDGNNFYIYDEKTQKVTSIYKPVGVLGQNLIIVNVPANLQTRSNMKFTTIEVDKVKFPGWTFEDESFKDFAIIYALDQNGKEVYYQYDSKEKTLQRFSNAAAISQEKYDAYVKEKENKEQTLMYVIYGLGAGCVVCLGLAGYFFFHGRKPKVKYKKVDIEKEDYENRFHIEKEDE, encoded by the coding sequence ATGAAAAAAATAAAGATGAAGTTTTTTAGTCTAATATGCATGATGTTTATGGTAGTTTCCATGTTTGCCATGCCAGAAAAAATTCATGCGGCAGGTTTATCAGTATCTGCCAGTTCTGGTACGATTTATGTAGGAGATAGTGTAAACTTTACCGTTAGTGCATCTAATGGAGCCGGTAATATCAATATCAGTGGTGCAGTAAGTGATAGTGTATGGTTAGATAATAGTTCTAAATCATATAATGTTACAGGAAGCCAGCCTGGTACGATTACCATATCCGCTTCTGGTGTTATTGCGGACTATGATAGCGAAAAAGATATAAATGTATCTGATTCAGCAACTGTAACAGTTATTGCTAGACCTAGTGAAAAACCAAGTAATAATGGTGGTTCTACAAATACACAACCCGAACAGCCAAAACAGGAAACACCAAAAGAAGAACCAAAGGAAACTAAAAGCAGTGATAGTTCCCTTGTTTCCCTGGGTGTAAGTGAAGGAAAATTATCTCCAGAATTTAAGGCAGGGACTACATCTTACAAATTAAATTTGCCAGAAGGTACAAAAAGCATTAACGTCAGTGCGAAAGCAAAAGATGGAAAAGCAAGTGTATCCGGTACAGGTAAAATTGAAGTAAAAGATGGCGACAACGTTATAAATGTAACGGTTACTGCAGAGGATGGCTCTACAACTGTGTATACTATTAAAGCTTATGTGCAGGAAAAAGCAGTTGCAACACTTACCATGGGTGATAAAAAACTGAATGTATTCACAAATGTAAAAGGTGCAGCAATTGACAATAAAGCATTTGAAAAAACCAAAATAAAAATTAACAATACAGAAGTTCCAGCATGGAAGAGTGAAGCCCAAAATATCACATTGCTATATTTAAATGGGGACGATGGAAATAACTTTTATATTTATGATGAAAAGACACAGAAAGTGACATCTATTTATAAACCGGTTGGGGTATTAGGACAGAATCTGATTATTGTGAATGTTCCAGCTAATCTTCAAACACGTTCCAATATGAAATTTACAACAATTGAAGTGGATAAAGTGAAGTTTCCAGGATGGACATTTGAAGATGAATCTTTTAAAGATTTTGCGATTATTTATGCATTAGATCAAAATGGAAAAGAAGTATATTATCAATATGACAGTAAAGAAAAAACACTGCAGAGATTTTCTAATGCTGCAGCCATTTCCCAGGAAAAATATGATGCATATGTAAAGGAAAAAGAAAACAAAGAACAGACATTGATGTATGTTATTTATGGATTGGGTGCTGGATGTGTGGTATGTTTAGGACTTGCTGGTTATTTCTTTTTCCATGGTAGAAAACCAAAGGTGAAATATAAAAAAGTTGATATTGAAAAAGAAGATTATGAAAATCGATTCCATATAGAGAAAGAGGATGAATAA
- a CDS encoding calcium-translocating P-type ATPase, PMCA-type, translating into MPYRMNRYQVLKELGSDENIGLSEQEAKTRLSKNGKNELVKQKKETPLQMFIEQFEDPMVIILIIGAIISIFLHEIIDASIIFVVIILNAIIGVVQEFKAEKAIDALEKLSSPKASVIREGYLKEIDSKDLVVGDIIELSVGNYIPADIRLLQATNLKVEESTLTGESVPVEKDCEAEYDDVVDLHDQKNMVFMSTYVTYGKARGVVVRCGMDSEVGHIAGMLSKHEEDPTPLQMRLAHLSKLLGILSVGICIAMFIVAILQGRNLFDMLLLSISLAVAAIPEGLPAVVTIVLALGVQVMSKNHAIIRKLHAVETLGSISVICSDKTGTLTQNHMKVVSTYADGILQRSNEELLRGFALCNDAIVSEEVMGEPTEAALLTYCEQQGMHKAVCERNYIRVNEIPFDSSRKLMTTVHQSDKGYIAYTKGAPEKILDLCTTVLIDGKQVRMSAFEKNRILEASKQVSSDAQRVLALARKTMKSAHEDAIEGKMCFVGFAGMIDPPREEVKDSIQLCHQAGIRVVMITGDHPLTAFAIAKQLKIAKRSDQVMTGRMLDEISDGELKDKISNICVFARVTPEHKVRIVNAFKKRKDVVAMSGDGVNDAPSLKNADVGIAMGKTGTDVCKQASDMILADDNFATIVMAVEQGRNIYMNIQKAVLYLLSCNIGEVMSLFLAIVFMPKVVSCLSAIQILWVNLVTDAFPALALGVDPKDQYIMSEKPRDREESLFAHGGMIFTLMNGFFIGTITLVAFRYGLTTSSQNAQTMAFMVLSMSQLFHSLNLRSMRHSIFEVGIFKNKWLILTVILSLVLQIAVCQLPIFHTLLKTVSLSIVEWGIVFGLSMSVILINEISKWIAKDK; encoded by the coding sequence ATGCCATATCGTATGAATCGATATCAGGTTCTAAAAGAATTAGGCAGTGATGAGAATATCGGCTTAAGTGAACAGGAGGCGAAAACAAGACTTTCCAAGAATGGAAAAAACGAACTGGTAAAACAAAAAAAAGAAACACCACTTCAGATGTTTATTGAGCAGTTTGAAGATCCGATGGTCATCATTTTGATTATTGGGGCAATCATTTCAATTTTCTTACATGAAATAATTGATGCATCTATCATTTTTGTGGTCATCATCTTGAATGCAATCATTGGCGTTGTACAGGAATTCAAAGCTGAAAAGGCAATTGATGCATTAGAAAAATTATCATCCCCCAAAGCCAGTGTTATCCGGGAAGGATATCTAAAAGAGATTGACTCTAAAGATTTGGTAGTTGGCGATATCATTGAACTGAGTGTTGGAAATTATATTCCTGCGGATATCCGCTTGCTTCAGGCAACAAACTTAAAAGTAGAAGAAAGTACATTAACGGGAGAAAGTGTTCCAGTAGAAAAAGATTGTGAAGCTGAATATGATGATGTAGTGGATTTACATGATCAGAAAAACATGGTATTTATGTCTACGTATGTTACATATGGAAAGGCGAGAGGTGTTGTTGTTCGCTGTGGTATGGATAGTGAAGTTGGCCATATTGCCGGCATGCTGTCAAAACATGAAGAAGATCCAACACCATTACAAATGCGGCTTGCACACTTATCGAAACTGTTAGGTATTTTATCTGTTGGTATTTGTATCGCAATGTTTATTGTAGCGATACTACAGGGTAGAAATCTATTTGATATGTTGTTGTTATCCATCTCGCTTGCGGTTGCGGCAATACCGGAAGGACTTCCTGCGGTAGTTACTATTGTTTTAGCACTGGGTGTTCAGGTCATGAGTAAAAACCATGCGATTATCCGTAAACTTCATGCAGTAGAAACTTTAGGCTCCATCAGCGTGATCTGTAGTGATAAAACAGGCACATTGACACAAAATCATATGAAGGTAGTCAGTACCTATGCCGATGGCATTCTTCAAAGATCAAATGAGGAGCTGCTGCGTGGTTTTGCTTTATGTAATGATGCAATCGTCAGTGAAGAAGTCATGGGGGAACCTACAGAAGCAGCGTTATTAACATATTGTGAACAACAGGGAATGCATAAAGCTGTATGTGAACGTAATTATATTCGTGTGAATGAGATACCTTTTGATTCTTCCCGTAAACTCATGACCACTGTTCATCAAAGTGATAAAGGATATATTGCTTATACCAAAGGTGCTCCGGAAAAGATATTGGATTTATGCACAACTGTACTCATAGATGGGAAACAGGTACGCATGAGTGCATTTGAAAAAAATCGTATTTTAGAAGCAAGCAAACAGGTCAGCTCAGATGCACAGCGTGTACTAGCACTGGCTAGAAAAACAATGAAAAGTGCACATGAGGATGCGATTGAAGGAAAGATGTGTTTTGTGGGCTTTGCGGGAATGATTGATCCACCTCGTGAGGAAGTAAAAGACAGCATTCAACTGTGTCATCAAGCAGGCATTCGTGTCGTCATGATTACTGGCGATCATCCCTTAACAGCTTTTGCAATTGCAAAACAGCTGAAAATAGCGAAACGTAGCGATCAGGTAATGACAGGAAGAATGCTGGATGAAATAAGTGATGGGGAATTAAAGGATAAAATCAGCAATATTTGTGTATTTGCCAGGGTAACACCAGAACATAAAGTACGTATTGTGAATGCATTTAAGAAACGTAAAGATGTTGTCGCTATGTCAGGGGATGGCGTTAATGATGCGCCAAGCCTGAAAAATGCTGATGTTGGTATCGCAATGGGGAAAACAGGAACGGATGTCTGTAAACAGGCCAGTGATATGATTTTGGCAGATGATAACTTTGCGACAATTGTTATGGCAGTGGAGCAAGGCAGAAATATTTATATGAATATTCAGAAAGCAGTATTATACCTGTTAAGCTGTAATATTGGGGAAGTCATGTCTTTATTCCTTGCGATTGTGTTTATGCCAAAGGTGGTATCCTGTTTAAGTGCGATTCAAATTCTATGGGTCAATTTGGTGACCGATGCTTTTCCAGCTCTTGCTTTAGGTGTAGATCCAAAGGATCAATACATTATGTCTGAAAAACCAAGAGATCGAGAAGAAAGTCTATTTGCACATGGTGGAATGATCTTTACTTTAATGAATGGCTTCTTTATCGGAACGATTACTTTAGTAGCTTTTCGATATGGTTTGACCACAAGTTCTCAAAACGCACAGACAATGGCTTTTATGGTATTATCCATGTCACAATTATTTCATTCATTAAATCTGAGAAGTATGCGCCACTCCATCTTTGAGGTAGGTATCTTCAAAAACAAATGGCTGATATTAACTGTAATCTTATCATTAGTGTTACAGATTGCAGTTTGTCAATTGCCTATCTTCCATACATTGCTTAAAACAGTATCATTAAGTATCGTAGAATGGGGCATTGTTTTTGGATTAAGCATGAGTGTGATCCTCATTAATGAAATCAGTAAATGGATTGCGAAAGATAAATAA
- the ftsZ gene encoding cell division protein FtsZ produces MTDLRFEQVANIKVFGIGGGGCNAVNRMVSEGVKGVEFYVANTDLQVLKNSPVENKIVLGRETTHGLGAGANPEVGRQAAKESENEIREAIKGSDMVFITAGLGGGTGTGAAPLFAKIAKDEGALTVGIVTKPFTFEGKKRLQSAESGLAELRQYVDSLIIVSNNNLIEVIGRKPLTEAFQAADNVLRQGVQTVTDLIAVPAFINLDFADVRAIMENQGSALIGIGMADGEDKAKIAAEKAIQSPLLEAQISGAKNAIVNITGGESVTLFDAEDAMAVIREAAGNDIDAIFGIAINENLGDSIIVTVIATGFEMPQEEEKPAFTQPAAKPARPEVEKVRYQEPVDDDDDEGIPSFFSRR; encoded by the coding sequence ATGACAGATTTACGATTTGAACAAGTGGCAAATATTAAAGTATTCGGAATCGGAGGCGGCGGATGTAATGCTGTCAACCGAATGGTAAGCGAAGGTGTAAAGGGTGTAGAATTCTATGTTGCAAATACTGACTTACAGGTATTAAAGAATTCTCCTGTAGAAAATAAAATTGTATTAGGACGTGAAACAACACATGGTTTAGGTGCTGGTGCAAATCCTGAAGTAGGACGTCAGGCCGCAAAAGAAAGTGAAAATGAAATTCGTGAAGCAATCAAAGGCAGTGACATGGTATTTATCACTGCTGGTTTAGGTGGAGGTACAGGTACCGGAGCTGCTCCTTTATTTGCGAAAATCGCAAAAGATGAAGGTGCGTTAACGGTGGGTATTGTCACAAAACCTTTCACATTTGAAGGAAAAAAACGTTTACAGTCTGCGGAAAGTGGACTTGCGGAATTACGTCAGTATGTTGATTCACTGATTATCGTATCAAACAATAATCTGATTGAAGTTATTGGCAGAAAACCATTGACTGAAGCATTCCAGGCTGCAGATAATGTATTACGTCAGGGAGTTCAGACAGTTACAGATTTAATTGCTGTACCTGCCTTCATTAACTTGGACTTTGCGGATGTTCGTGCAATCATGGAAAATCAGGGTTCTGCGTTAATCGGTATTGGTATGGCAGATGGTGAAGATAAAGCAAAAATCGCTGCAGAAAAAGCTATTCAATCACCATTATTGGAAGCACAGATTTCAGGTGCTAAGAATGCAATCGTCAATATCACAGGTGGAGAATCAGTTACATTATTTGATGCAGAAGATGCAATGGCAGTCATTCGTGAAGCTGCTGGAAACGATATTGATGCAATCTTTGGTATCGCAATTAATGAAAACTTAGGTGACAGCATTATTGTTACAGTCATCGCTACTGGTTTTGAAATGCCTCAGGAAGAAGAAAAGCCTGCATTTACCCAGCCAGCAGCAAAACCTGCACGTCCTGAAGTAGAAAAAGTACGTTATCAGGAACCTGTTGATGATGACGATGATGAAGGTATCCCATCATTCTTCAGCAGAAGATAG
- a CDS encoding 50S ribosomal protein L28, with protein MSKVCAITGKGPLSGNKRSHSMRATRRNWNVNLQKVKVVVDGKPQTIRISARALKTLKKKNAI; from the coding sequence ATGTCAAAAGTTTGTGCAATTACAGGTAAAGGACCTTTATCAGGTAATAAACGCTCTCACTCTATGCGTGCTACTCGTCGTAACTGGAATGTGAATTTACAGAAAGTTAAAGTCGTTGTTGATGGAAAACCTCAAACGATCCGTATTAGTGCTCGTGCATTGAAAACATTAAAAAAGAAAAACGCTATCTAA
- a CDS encoding YegS/Rv2252/BmrU family lipid kinase — MKKHIVLINANAHTRKIKKLLAEMEDTFRKQHFSYAFYTTKDTDNAIHIMQTQKEPCRFYICGGDGTLHQAVHTLLHTAHEVVLLPCGTGNDFSRMLYDHKDVFAHFRKSLNQQAQAIDILQVNDTQCINAACFALDHDIANHVHDTNWHLIPRKLAYLMTVLRRIFVYSYPILSITLDGEKIFEGKAIFATCNNARFYGGGFCMTPNALLQDGKMDICIIEGFSRWKIIPKCPALLTKQPQKLKECHLYQGKEAIIHTNQGVNLDGEIYQDQDVHIKVLPQAFQLVNELKSF; from the coding sequence ATGAAGAAACATATTGTATTAATCAATGCGAATGCGCATACTAGAAAAATCAAAAAGCTGTTGGCTGAAATGGAGGATACGTTTCGTAAACAGCATTTTTCGTATGCCTTCTATACAACGAAAGATACAGATAATGCCATTCATATCATGCAAACACAAAAAGAGCCATGCCGTTTTTATATATGTGGAGGAGATGGCACGCTGCATCAGGCTGTTCATACACTTCTGCATACTGCACATGAGGTGGTATTACTACCATGTGGAACAGGAAATGATTTTTCAAGAATGTTGTATGATCATAAAGATGTGTTTGCACATTTTCGTAAAAGTTTAAATCAACAGGCACAGGCAATTGATATTTTACAGGTGAATGATACGCAATGTATTAATGCCGCATGTTTTGCATTAGATCACGATATCGCCAATCATGTACATGATACAAACTGGCATTTGATTCCAAGAAAGCTCGCATATCTGATGACTGTATTACGCAGAATCTTTGTATATTCATATCCTATTCTGTCAATTACATTAGATGGGGAAAAAATATTTGAAGGAAAAGCCATCTTTGCGACCTGTAACAATGCCAGATTCTATGGTGGTGGTTTTTGTATGACACCGAATGCTTTATTACAGGATGGGAAAATGGATATCTGTATTATTGAGGGATTTTCCAGATGGAAAATCATACCAAAATGTCCTGCCTTATTGACAAAACAGCCACAAAAGCTGAAAGAATGTCACCTGTATCAGGGAAAAGAAGCGATCATTCATACCAATCAGGGTGTGAATCTGGATGGTGAAATCTATCAGGATCAAGATGTACATATCAAAGTACTGCCTCAGGCTTTTCAATTAGTTAATGAATTAAAATCATTTTAA
- a CDS encoding glucosaminidase domain-containing protein yields MKGKTKILIGLSLSGILACSLWVPSQLLYADENKENEEKLEGMSYEDQTGLFLSMDENGNVSYIEPQINDMEDELKKAQSDDATYELKMRRGEDSFTLGEYDSFKEANDAMTRRALYRSVGDVEVYSNGQLLSNSGYSVVNFNTKNDTTDYREVGTGTTGYTFGGYAADAAYLGTESNGKVKFRMAGVTGLVDKKDVQIVPYSDNLTLSHYKVSNGNLYHYVSTGIYNDSTASTQLMGTAPSYLSANKKYYSYDGHYFYTSYGNMIEDYKAGVSKRAVNANQPFYNYYQFLSHRTKTTFTGADLNKRVNDVLNGKTSKMTNAGQYFIDNQNIYSANASLMYGVAINESAWGQSKIANDKNNLFGHGAVDSNPYYGANGYKNVSDSIKYHAEVYVDKGYLDPADWRYFGPHLGDKASGMNVKYASDPYWGEKAAAQSYYLEISSGKDDSSKYTLGIAATNSPINIRKEATTSSDAIYTTGNGSGNTGVTGFPFVIIGEVTGESVNGNTTWYKIQTDGSLNADRTNLDIKRTYDFTHDYGYVNASLINVIQKGNNSTTDNTPAPSPSPEPIPSYKMGDVNGDGKITPADYVKVKNHIMGKSKLTGDSLKAADMNKDGKITPADYVKIKNTIMGK; encoded by the coding sequence ATGAAAGGGAAGACAAAAATCTTGATTGGGTTATCGCTGAGTGGCATCCTGGCATGTTCTTTGTGGGTACCTTCTCAGTTGCTATATGCCGATGAAAACAAGGAAAATGAAGAGAAACTTGAGGGAATGTCTTATGAAGATCAGACTGGACTTTTCTTAAGCATGGATGAAAATGGTAACGTATCTTACATAGAGCCTCAAATCAACGATATGGAAGATGAATTAAAAAAGGCACAATCTGATGATGCTACATATGAATTAAAGATGAGGCGTGGAGAAGATAGCTTTACCTTAGGGGAATATGATAGCTTTAAAGAAGCCAATGATGCAATGACAAGGCGTGCATTATATCGTAGTGTTGGAGATGTAGAAGTGTACAGTAATGGTCAGCTGTTAAGCAATTCTGGCTATAGTGTGGTAAACTTTAATACCAAAAATGACACTACAGATTATAGAGAAGTAGGCACGGGCACCACTGGTTATACCTTTGGTGGATATGCCGCAGATGCTGCTTATCTGGGTACTGAATCAAATGGTAAAGTAAAATTTCGTATGGCTGGAGTAACTGGACTTGTGGATAAAAAAGATGTACAGATTGTTCCTTATAGTGATAATCTGACATTGAGTCATTATAAAGTATCCAATGGAAATCTGTATCATTATGTAAGCACAGGGATCTATAATGATTCTACTGCTTCTACACAGTTGATGGGAACAGCTCCATCTTATTTATCAGCAAATAAAAAATACTATAGCTATGATGGACATTATTTCTATACAAGCTATGGTAATATGATTGAAGATTATAAAGCGGGTGTTAGTAAACGTGCAGTGAACGCAAATCAGCCGTTTTACAATTATTATCAGTTCCTTTCTCATCGTACAAAAACAACGTTCACAGGTGCAGACTTAAATAAACGTGTAAACGATGTGTTAAATGGGAAAACTTCAAAAATGACAAACGCTGGTCAATATTTTATTGATAACCAGAATATTTATAGCGCCAATGCATCTTTGATGTATGGTGTTGCGATTAATGAAAGTGCCTGGGGACAAAGTAAAATCGCCAATGATAAGAATAATCTGTTTGGACATGGTGCTGTAGACAGCAATCCATATTATGGAGCAAATGGATATAAAAATGTTTCTGACAGTATCAAATATCATGCGGAAGTATATGTGGATAAAGGCTATTTAGATCCAGCAGACTGGCGATATTTTGGACCGCATTTAGGTGATAAAGCCAGTGGTATGAATGTAAAATACGCATCTGATCCTTATTGGGGAGAGAAAGCCGCTGCACAAAGCTACTATCTGGAGATTTCTTCAGGAAAAGATGATTCTAGTAAGTATACACTGGGCATCGCCGCAACCAACTCACCAATCAATATTCGAAAAGAAGCAACTACTTCTTCTGATGCCATCTATACAACAGGCAATGGCAGTGGAAATACAGGAGTTACAGGATTTCCTTTTGTGATTATTGGAGAGGTAACTGGTGAAAGTGTCAATGGCAATACAACGTGGTATAAAATACAAACGGATGGATCATTAAACGCAGATCGTACCAATCTGGATATTAAACGTACTTATGATTTCACACATGATTATGGTTATGTAAATGCTTCTTTGATCAATGTCATTCAAAAAGGCAATAACAGTACAACAGATAATACACCAGCACCAAGTCCTTCCCCAGAGCCAATTCCTTCTTATAAGATGGGGGATGTGAATGGTGATGGAAAAATCACACCGGCTGATTATGTAAAAGTTAAAAATCATATTATGGGAAAATCTAAATTGACAGGAGATTCCTTAAAAGCCGCAGATATGAATAAAGATGGAAAAATCACACCAGCTGATTATGTAAAAATCAAAAATACTATTATGGGGAAATAA
- a CDS encoding cell division protein FtsA, which yields MIKKEIYAAVEIADHEIRLVVGEFFDTRFNILRVERTPVKGVENKRITDEQDVVNGIRKVVKQANEALEFTIERVLVAIPSVDVERHNRRVNVYPESGSKRIRLSHIQGGLNEAITYKPNPELELVNVGCIKYITNGITSRKMPIDESADMMIMDVDLLYANKDVVYSYARCIEKAGLEILDICLDSYAIAQEAAVFEQTVDKYVVLIDIARQNTTLSLFTHGKLVNCEVLSDGYGKWLTSLREDYHLKDSIGFRLVQNTCNLLDDIVKDNVIYIWSELGEQKQISEKGVQEAIMPYLKAWIEMVNEACLPIIESGDVRYLITGEGCEIQSLQQLLPNFNAKATIYVPQTIGARDCSLVACLGLFYSWKEALNIRKDERISCDIYEVENAVESVTKKSAMDDEGGFTKKLKSILLNNDK from the coding sequence GTGATTAAGAAAGAAATTTATGCTGCTGTAGAAATTGCGGATCATGAAATAAGGCTCGTAGTTGGTGAATTTTTTGATACTAGATTCAATATCTTGCGTGTAGAGAGAACCCCTGTCAAAGGTGTTGAAAACAAGAGAATCACAGATGAGCAAGATGTTGTTAACGGAATCCGTAAGGTTGTTAAACAAGCAAATGAAGCATTGGAATTCACAATTGAACGCGTATTGGTTGCGATTCCAAGCGTAGATGTAGAACGTCATAATAGACGTGTAAACGTTTATCCAGAAAGTGGAAGTAAACGTATTCGTCTATCACACATACAGGGTGGGTTAAATGAAGCAATTACATATAAACCAAATCCTGAACTTGAATTAGTCAATGTAGGATGCATTAAATATATCACAAATGGAATCACATCCAGAAAGATGCCAATTGATGAGAGTGCAGATATGATGATTATGGACGTGGATCTATTATACGCAAATAAAGATGTTGTATATTCCTATGCCAGATGTATTGAGAAAGCTGGTTTAGAAATATTAGATATTTGCCTTGATTCTTATGCGATTGCACAGGAAGCTGCGGTTTTTGAACAGACAGTGGACAAATATGTGGTATTAATTGATATTGCTCGACAGAATACAACACTTTCCTTATTTACACATGGTAAACTAGTAAATTGTGAGGTGTTGTCGGATGGTTATGGAAAATGGCTGACAAGCTTAAGGGAAGATTATCATTTAAAAGACAGTATAGGTTTTCGTTTAGTACAAAATACTTGTAATTTATTAGATGATATCGTCAAAGATAATGTCATTTACATATGGAGTGAACTTGGGGAACAAAAACAGATAAGTGAAAAAGGCGTTCAGGAAGCTATTATGCCATATCTGAAAGCATGGATCGAAATGGTCAATGAAGCATGTCTTCCAATTATTGAAAGTGGAGATGTTCGCTATCTGATTACTGGAGAAGGTTGTGAAATTCAATCATTACAGCAACTTCTTCCAAACTTTAACGCAAAAGCAACAATTTATGTACCTCAGACAATTGGTGCCAGAGATTGTTCTTTGGTCGCATGTCTTGGATTATTCTATAGCTGGAAAGAAGCTTTAAATATTCGTAAAGATGAACGAATCAGTTGTGATATCTATGAAGTAGAAAATGCTGTAGAAAGTGTAACAAAAAAGAGCGCCATGGATGATGAAGGCGGATTTACAAAAAAACTAAAAAGTATTTTACTAAATAACGATAAATAA